One genomic window of Archangium lipolyticum includes the following:
- a CDS encoding alpha/beta hydrolase, which translates to MSASSDTSTPSSSSQARPRRRWPRRLLWTGLGLAVLCVVGSVYQAVSAAADARDFPPPGRMVDVGGYRLHLNCTGEGSPTVVLEAGANAMSSGWAWVQPEVAKSTRVCSYDRAGTAWSELAPGPRDAAHVAEQLHTLLANAGERGPFVLVGHSMGGLFVRVYADRHPGEVAGMVLLDASHPDQLQRLPESARKQFELGMKVMDLAPALIHVGLVRATGLFAAIGRGLPERAFAEVEAFSATTRNLEAASAEMRAWDDSTAQVRATRGLGERPLLVVSAGSAAGAEEIVPVFQALHRELVSLSSRGEYRLIPEANHLSLLTEEAHARQTSAAILEVVGKVRTPPVAGEASP; encoded by the coding sequence ATGAGTGCCTCGTCCGACACCTCCACCCCTTCCTCCTCGTCCCAGGCCCGCCCGCGCCGACGCTGGCCGCGCCGCCTGCTGTGGACGGGCCTCGGTCTCGCTGTCTTGTGTGTCGTCGGCTCGGTGTACCAGGCCGTGTCCGCGGCGGCGGATGCGCGCGACTTCCCCCCGCCGGGACGGATGGTGGACGTGGGCGGCTACCGCCTGCACCTGAACTGCACGGGGGAGGGGAGCCCCACCGTGGTGTTGGAGGCGGGCGCCAACGCCATGTCCTCGGGCTGGGCCTGGGTGCAGCCGGAGGTGGCGAAGTCCACGCGCGTCTGCTCGTACGATCGGGCGGGGACCGCCTGGAGCGAGCTGGCTCCGGGGCCTCGCGACGCGGCGCACGTCGCCGAGCAGCTCCACACGCTGCTCGCGAACGCGGGTGAGCGGGGTCCCTTCGTCCTGGTGGGGCACTCGATGGGCGGGCTCTTCGTGCGCGTCTACGCGGACCGTCATCCGGGAGAGGTCGCCGGCATGGTGCTGCTGGATGCCTCGCACCCGGACCAGCTGCAGCGGCTGCCGGAGTCCGCCCGGAAGCAGTTCGAGTTGGGCATGAAGGTGATGGACCTCGCGCCCGCGCTCATCCACGTGGGCCTGGTGCGCGCCACGGGCCTCTTCGCCGCGATCGGGCGGGGGCTGCCCGAGCGGGCCTTCGCGGAGGTGGAGGCCTTCTCCGCCACGACCCGGAACCTGGAGGCCGCCTCCGCCGAGATGCGGGCCTGGGACGACTCCACGGCCCAGGTGCGTGCCACGCGGGGACTCGGTGAGCGGCCCCTGCTGGTGGTGAGCGCGGGGTCGGCCGCGGGGGCGGAGGAGATCGTTCCGGTGTTCCAGGCCCTGCACCGCGAGCTGGTCTCGCTCTCCTCCCGTGGCGAGTACCGCCTCATCCCCGAGGCCAACCACCTCTCGTTGCTCACGGAGGAGGCACATGCCCGCCAGACGAGCGCCGCCATCCTCGAGGTGGTGGGCAAGGTGCGCACCCCGCCGGTGGCCGGAGAGGCCTCGCCCTAG
- a CDS encoding DUF7002 family protein, whose protein sequence is MTGVSAQEFARRFPRLFHMAEAGSWPSIQRHGLLSTSALLDLFEVGGPEREALEARHRPESITLHHPVHGSAIVRDQKPMSDKGLEQSLRGGLSPTAWYRLLNARVFFWVSEERLTTLLDARAYRGKRQTVLTVDTARLLARHEARVLLSPINSGATIMKPQPRGPDTFLPLGAYPFAAWDKKRKPRDPVVELTVTHSVPDIRELVLRVEEIGGGRPSVVLLP, encoded by the coding sequence GTGACCGGAGTCAGTGCCCAGGAGTTCGCCCGGCGCTTTCCCCGCCTCTTCCACATGGCCGAGGCGGGCAGCTGGCCGAGCATCCAGCGTCATGGCCTGCTGAGCACCTCCGCGCTCCTGGACCTCTTCGAGGTGGGCGGGCCCGAGCGCGAGGCGCTGGAGGCCCGGCACCGGCCGGAGTCCATCACCCTCCATCATCCCGTTCATGGCTCGGCCATCGTGCGGGACCAGAAGCCCATGAGCGACAAGGGGCTCGAACAGAGTCTGCGCGGTGGCTTGTCGCCAACGGCGTGGTACCGGCTCCTCAATGCCAGGGTGTTCTTCTGGGTCAGCGAGGAGCGGCTCACGACCCTCCTCGACGCGCGGGCCTATCGCGGCAAGCGGCAGACGGTGCTGACCGTGGACACAGCGCGGCTGCTGGCTCGCCACGAGGCCCGCGTGCTGCTGTCCCCCATCAACAGCGGCGCCACCATCATGAAGCCCCAGCCTCGTGGCCCGGACACCTTCCTTCCGCTTGGCGCCTATCCCTTCGCCGCCTGGGACAAGAAGCGCAAACCGAGAGATCCCGTGGTCGAGCTGACCGTCACACACTCCGTTCCCGACATCCGTGAGCTCGTCCTGCGGGTCGAGGAGATCGGAGGGGGCCGGCCCTCCGTCGTGCTCCTGCCATGA
- a CDS encoding arylesterase: MSQRYMRERTWARGVLGCLVLTLAVSLPALAEPAAKAAPVRTVLVMGDSLSAAYGIAPEEGWVALTAERMARQAPGWRVVNASVSGETTAGGASRMGGELARNRPEVVIIALGGNDGLRGLPLKQTRANLEKMVSAAKSSGARVLLVGMRMPPNLGKAYTEGFTANYRAVAEAHQVALLPFLLEPIALDRDAFQADNIHPIAAVQPKLRDHVWPALAPLLK; this comes from the coding sequence ATGAGTCAACGATACATGAGGGAGCGCACCTGGGCCCGCGGTGTGCTCGGCTGCCTGGTGCTGACACTGGCGGTGTCGCTGCCCGCTCTGGCGGAGCCGGCCGCGAAGGCCGCGCCCGTGCGGACGGTGCTGGTGATGGGGGACTCGCTGTCCGCCGCCTATGGCATCGCGCCGGAGGAAGGCTGGGTGGCGCTGACGGCCGAGCGCATGGCCAGGCAGGCGCCTGGGTGGCGGGTGGTGAATGCCAGCGTGAGTGGTGAGACCACCGCGGGGGGCGCCTCGCGGATGGGAGGAGAGCTCGCGCGCAACCGGCCGGAGGTGGTGATCATCGCCCTGGGAGGCAACGACGGCCTGCGGGGCCTGCCGCTCAAGCAGACCCGGGCCAACCTGGAGAAGATGGTGAGCGCGGCCAAATCCTCCGGGGCGCGGGTGCTGCTGGTGGGCATGCGCATGCCGCCCAACCTGGGGAAGGCCTACACGGAGGGCTTCACGGCGAACTACCGCGCGGTGGCCGAGGCGCACCAGGTGGCCCTGCTCCCGTTCCTGCTGGAGCCCATCGCGCTGGACCGCGACGCCTTCCAGGCCGACAACATCCACCCCATCGCCGCCGTGCAGCCCAAGCTGCGCGATCACGTCTGGCCCGCGCTGGCTCCGCTGCTGAAGTAA